Below is a window of Plasmodium sp. gorilla clade G2 genome assembly, chromosome: 6 DNA.
tgtatcaacacatatatataaatatgtgtgtgtatgtatgtatgtagaggttatatttatatgtaatttttttttttattatttttatatatatatgtgctcGTTTCTATTTCTTGTTTGACAgttgaagaaaatgaagatcTGGAGAGCGACGTCAACGAAGAAAatcaaaatgaagaaaacgaaagtgaagaaaatgaaagtGAAGTAAATGAAagtgaagaaaatgaaagtgaagaaaataaaaatgaagaaaatgtaaatgaagaaaataataataaagacaaCATGAATATGTATCAAGAAAAtggtaattataataataataataataataataataatgatatattaaagaatTCATTTCATagtaatatgaatgaattaaaaaataatataaattataataatataaataatataaataataatataaataataatgtaggtacaaaatatttacaaGAAAAAGGAGATAATAGtcaatataaaatgaatccTGAAGATCTtgttaatgataataaaaagtattcaaatgaaaaatatggaGAGATGAACAATCatagtaaaaataattttaaaaataggaATGAACATATGATGATAGATGAACAGAAAAATTCTTCTaaacatgaaaaaaatagatatgataataatttagttTTTCAACCAtctgatgaaaaaaatagaaatttATTTCAAGGTCATaacaaaaaatttacattCCCCTCTTTATCTCCAACAGATGTATTAATACCAGGAAAAGAACATGAAAATATAACTATGTATCACTTTAACCCTGAAAAATTtggttataaatataataatggaTTAAAACCTTCAGAAGGATACTTATTAATTTATCCTCATATATCACATAATTCTATAGCtccaaaaattaaaaaaaaaaaaatgcgaTGTTGTTAagataaatcaaaaaaaaaaaaaaacaaatgcCCTTATCAACAcacacacatacatatatatatatatatatatgtatgtattatcgtcatattaatatttattaaaaaaaaaaaattttttttatggttTGATGagcttatatataaaaatattcatttattactactatatattaagaaaCGTTTGggatcataaaaataaatgcatacatatatatatatatatatatatatatatatatatataaacacattCTTATacagtttttatattttttaccacatatagaaaataaaaattataaacatgtagatgatattattttacatttagtactttttttttttttttttttttttttttctttatataattatagagggaatacattaatatagtcgtcttatttttatttttttaaaatttatgtataaaaaaaaaaattgtatatttttctcCTGTATAAATTAAAACCACAAAaactattaatatatttttctatttttttttatggatctttttatatttgttcttTTCTCATAAGGCTAGAAGGAattaatgatataattttattaaaaattgaaTATTTCTTAAAGAGGTACAGATTTGGTAGGGAAAAgcgtttttctttttttttttattattaacatataaattaaataaatatgtaaaaaatgaatgaacatataaataaatatacacatatataaaaatatatatatatatttatttatgtgttGACCTTTTTACATTTAAAGATATTTTAGTGAAATAGttttatatgaatacaaTTTTGTCATTAcacattaaatatttttctcttgtttcaattttgtatataattattttttatacatatataaaaaaaaataatatttatattttaaacttcctacatatattctttttttctttattctctctatataaagaaatattttgaattataagcaaatacataaacatatttatatataattggttatcatttttatatacatatacaaaaaaaaaaaaaaaaaaaaaaaaacatacatatatatatatatatatttataattatacttAAAAACGTTGTTTTAACATCTATAttaaataacatattatatatttatatgtataaattcattaatttaataaataaaaaaaaaaaattacctatatttttatggtaatataataatatagtacataaaaatatatttattatttcttcaactgattttttttattttttgggtacatatataatatatataaaaaatatgaataccCCCACAAATGGTacgaaatatataatatatatattataattatatatataaatattatacatatatatatatatatatatatatataaatgtatctatctatataaataaatatatatatatattatatatatgttatatttatatacaaatgatatcatatatttttaatatgtacatatatattttaaaattttgaaaaaaaaaaataaaataataaataattattttttcatgtaTTTTTgtaagtttatatatatatataataatattttcacaatttattattataataattattaaataatatatatatataaaattatgttattaaaaaagaaaagaatttcTTAAGAATAGAGTTCTTAAacgatttatataattatatataattatgtattttaaatatatatatgtattttaaatatacgtattttaatatatatgtataaaattggttaaaaaatatatctatatatatatattctacaATTATCTTTCCTTTTAAATAGCTATATGTAAAggtaagtaaaaaaaaaaaaaaaaaaaataaaataaaatatatacatatatatataatatatatatatatatatatatatatatatttatttatttacatatatatgtgcgtattttttttttttttttttttttttttttttttctttatttcttcCCTCTTTCATTCCTTTTTTAGATGTCCATACACCTGTTAAACAAGAAGGCCGATAGCTTGCGTTCGACAAATGTGCTAATGACAAATATGAACGCTAGTAAAGGGAtgtatgaaataataaaaagtaatTTAGGACCTAAAGGAAGTTATAAAATGTTAGTTAGTAGTTCAGGTGCTATAAAGATAACAAAAGATGGtaatgttttattaaatgagATGATGATTCAACATCCTACAGCGAGTATGTTAAGTAGAATATGTTCAAGTATTGATGAGACTTTAGGTGATGGTTCTAGTAGTAATTTAATAGTTGCTActtctttaatatatttatctgagaaatatattttgtatgaaAATATTCATCCTCGTATTATTACTCAAGGATTTGATATAGCTAAATCTATATTAATAGAATTATTAGATAGTATGAAAATACCTGTAAATATTGATGAAAATTTTGATAAAGaacttttatataatgtatgtAAAACATGCATTCGAACAAAATTACCTATAAGCTTAGCTGATAAATTAGCTGATGATCTTGTTGAAAGTGtaagaattatttataaaccTATGAAACAAATTGATTTACATATGATTGAAATTATGGATATCAAAAGAAATATGAGTATTAATACTAAACTTGTTAGAGGTATGGTCTTAGATCATGGATGTCGTCATCCTAATATGCCAAATAAATTAacaaaatgttttattttagtTTTAAATGTTAGCTtagaatatgaaaaaagtGAAGTGTTCTCATCTTTTGTTTATTCTAATGCAGAAGATAGAGATAAACTTGTTGAATCAGAAAGGAAATTTACAGATgataaagtaaaaaaaattatcgaattaaaaaaaacacttgttgaaaaaaaattcaaagaaacaaatgaaatatataattttgctGTATTTAATCAAAAAGGTATAGATCCTATAAGCCTAGATCTATTAgctaaagaaaatattatggCATTAAGACGTATCAAAAGAAGAAATCTAGAAAGAATTGTTTTATGTTGTGGTGGTAACCCATGTAACAATGTATACGATTTAACTGAAGAAGATGTTGGATATGCTGGATTAGTATATGAAATTTctataaatgatgaaaaatatacatttattgaAGAAGTTCAAAATCCTAAAAGCTGTACTATCTTTATACAAGCACCTAATGATTATACtattaaacaaattaaaGATGCTATAAGAGATGGACTCAGAAGTATTAAAAATGTTATCGATGATAAATGTGTTCTATCAGGAGCAGGATCATTTGAAATTATGGCATATTGtaaattaaaagatgaagaaaaaaaaattaaaggaaAACAAAAATTTGCACTAGATATTTATGCTAATAGTTTGTTGAATATTCCAAAAGTATTATTAGAAAATAGTGGATTGGATATTCATCAAACATTATTTAATGTTATTGATAAGTATAATGAGGATCGTTCAGAACCTTTGGGTTTGGACTTGGATACAGGAGAGCCAATCATAGCTCACTTAAAAggtaaacataaataatacatatatacataaaaattatatatatatttgtatatttatatatttatatatttatatatttatatatttatatattttatcttatatttgcttttacatttatttctttatcattCTAATTCTTTATctctttatcttttttttttttttttttttttttttttttgtaggtATCTATGACAATTATTGTGTCAAAAAAGAAATTCTTTCCATTGCTACAGCCATATCTCAACAAATTCTTTTGGTTGATGAAATTATAAGAGCAGGGAAATCAATGGGAGAGGagaaataaacaaataaatatattttatatatgcaaATTTATATCCACACATAATTTTACCCACTTTATGGcacaatttatatattatattatatatatatgtatttatttatttatttatttatttttattttttttttcacctTATTGAAATtaaaatcataatatatatatgttgttatcatatatctattttatatgtgtattaatttttttttcctttttcttacataattcaaattattattcaaaaaaataacttTATTGtctgtatataattttatacatatatataatatacttattattattttttatataccttGAGtagtatattaaaataaaaaaatcatatatatataaatataaatatattcatatatatatatatatatatattttcacatttgaatctttttatttaaaataaaaaaaaatctttttttaaagCTTATTAATTATCAGAgccatataaaaaattaaaatttcaATTCTTCAGTCAGCATTAAAATGATGTTCTTCTAATACTTATACAAATtgttggaaaaaaaaaaaaaaaaaattatatgttctataatatatataatatatatatatagataaaaaaataagaaaaattaacTCGTATTAATTTCCCTCTCCACCTCATCTTTTATAtactaaaaaaatttaataataattaaaaatataatatatatatatatataatatatttattttattgatctgataaaattatatattttcattatagtacttacattttaataaacttttcaatcttcatttttttgacatttataatatattaaaataaaatatatattaatttttttttaatctttatttttttctttacccTACCCctctttaaattttttttttttttttttcttttattaatatgtacaaataaataaCGTACATACAATAAATTTCCCTAGTATACCCTagtagatatattattttgcaCTAGtgcatttattatatatttttgagtAAGTACATtagaaaataagaaaatgtGTATTTTCTAAACTACATGGGTAACTTACAGCTctattttttaaagtattTGTACTCCTATATAGAATAtctcatatatttttatgacttaaaatactatatatattttttgtactattattattatttatataaataaaataacgcaatattatttgtataagttatatataattatatactgCGCGTTTCCAATTTTTGTACGCAAATAGTAAATtttgtataattattatatatagaaaatatatatataaaatatatgtacagtaaaaaaaatatatttatatataaatgtgataaaaattatataatttcttttttcctttttcttttttaatataaaataaaaaaataaaatatatatataaaaattataataaaaaaaaaaaaagttaaaagtatttttttttaccataacaaaaaaaaaaaaataaacacacataaaaattaaaaatatatatatataaataaacatacaCAAATCTCAAATACAATTAAATAGAAAaatctcattttttttattaaaaataaataaaaggtaaaaatataaataaatgaaataataaaatatattcttttatttacattatctGAATTTTATAGAAAATTCAAACTTcgtttcttatatataaagaactatagaaaatattatatatatataaatatatatatatatatatatatatatgtatatttatttattacctttttgataatatcccattctatttttatgtataaaataatattctttcattatatatatttttaaacactttttaattttattacagACTTTAATAAAAGgattcttctttatttttataaaaaactaccgtttttatattatatatataatacccaataattatatttattttttacgtaagtttacaaatatatacatacatatatatatatatatatatatatatatttatttatttattatggtgttgcttttttttttttttttttttttttttttttttttttacctgaCTTGTTCATAAACTagctatttatatttataaaaaaattatgtacacatatttttattatattataatattatttatctgTGGTGtcatttgtttctttttgtatgtacaaaaaaatatataagatttACACACCAATGAAAAACctatatcttatatatatatatatatatatatatatatatatatgtatgcacATTTTTAACGtatcaatataattttttttttttttttttgttgttgttcTCTTCCCTTTTTATAGATATTaattaaaagtaaaaatgGATTTCGTTAAAGACTTAAAAAGTAGCCAAGATTACATGAACAACGAATTAACCTATGGAGCTCACAACTATGACCCAATTCCAGTTGTTTTAAAGAGAGGTAAGGGTGTTTTCGTTTACGATATTGAAGATAGAAGATATTATGACTTTTTATCTGCTTACTCATCAGTTAACCAAGGTCACTGCCACccagatatattaaatgctATGATCAACCAAGCCAAAAAATTAACCATTTGCAGTAGAGCATTTTTCAGTGACTCATTAGGAGTATGTGAAAGATACCTTACTACTTTATTTGGTTATGACAAAGTGTTAATGATGAACACTGGTGCTGAAGCTAGTGAAACCGCTTACAAATTATGTAGAAAATGGGGTTATGAAGTAAAAAAAATCCCAGAAAACGAAGCAAAACTTATTGTATGTAACAATAACTTTTCTGGAAGAACTTTAGGATGTGTATCAGCTTCCACTGATAAGAAATGCAAAAACAACTTTGGTCCATTCGTACCAAATTTCCTTAAAGTTCCATATGATGATTTAGAAGCTTTAGAAAAGGAATTACAAGACCCAAATGTCTGTGCCTTCATTGTTGAACCAGTACAAGGAGAAGCTGGTGTTATAGTACCATCAGATAATTATTTCCCAGGTGTAGCTGCCTTATGTAAGAAATACAATGTATTATTTGTAGCTGATGAAGTACAAACAGGATTAGGAAGAACTggaaaattattatgtacTCACCACTATGGAGTAAAACCAGATGTCATCCTCTTAGGTAAAGCTCTTTCTGGAGGTCACTACCCAATATCAGCTATATTAGCAAATGATGATGTTATGCTTGTATTGAAACCAGGAGAACACGGTTCAACCTATGGTGGTAACCCATTAGCTGCTGCTATCTGTGTTGAAGCTTTAAAAGTTTTAATAAACGAAAAATTATGTGAAAATGCTGATAAATTAGGAGCTCCATTCTTAGAAAATCTTAAACAATTATTAAAAGACAGCAAAGTTGTTCGTGAAGTAAGAGGAAAAGGTTTATTATGTGCCATTGAATTCAAACACGATCTTGTTAACGTATGGGATGTCTGCTTGAAATTTAAAGAAAACGGACTTATCACCAGATCTGTTCATGACAAAACTGTTCGTTTAACACCACCCTTATGTATAACCAAGGAACAATTAGATGAATGTACTGAAATCATTGTAAAAACTGTTAAATTTTTTGATGACAATTTATAAATGAATTCGTAAGCGAggggggaaaaaaaataaaaaaataaaaaaaaataaaaaaaaaaaaaaaaaatttatacaatTTGAttgaaatttataattttttttttttttttttttttttaaatatataaatatttattttttaccaTTTTATGTGCTATACTTAccaaaaggaaaaataaaataaaaaaatatgctaaatattctttatggtatatatataataaaatttattttttcatatgtacacaccgtatatatatatatatatatatatatatatatttataatatatatattataaattaaaaaaaaaaaaattatttgccttttttttttttttatgtgtccCGTgtttacatatacatattatatattattacacttatgtatttttttgttattatttattttattgtactaattattattttattttatttgttaatataatttaattttttttttttttttttcatatcacATTTGTAATTTGGTAgtttgaattatttattttatttatatttcgtaattttttttttttttttttttaacatgtATACATAGCATTGTGTGATATTTTTTCGGGTGAAGTTTTAGTTTCTATTAgtactttattatatacatacatattttatagtgtcgtgtatatatgtatatatatttaaatttttttttttttttttttttttttttatcttttttttttttttttatgggtGTGTCTGTGTAGcacttattttattatttgtatgttTTCATAAAACTTTTAAACTAtgaaaatagaaatataaaatattatgtactaataaaatatatatggtttagaatattgttttatatcaatatgatgaaaatataaatatatataaatataaatatatatatatattatatttatttatgtttatattattagaacACATTATttccataaaaatatatgttcagAGGTATTAGTTAATGTAccttttatatgtatataactagaattaaaatatttaggatagagaaaaaaaaaaaaaataataataataagtatacatatatataaatatatacatatatgtttatttatttatatattattttttatttccttttaatGTGAATCaagtttattattttttcaaaaatattgataagaaaaaatagtttcctttttttttttttttaaataaatatatataaacattttgataatttcattttgttttataatgTTATGTATGAAtaagatgaagaaaaagtTTTCCccttatattaaaatataatacacaaacatttttttttaatgttctgatatatatatatatatatatataaatatttttatatatattattttattttttttattttattttttttgtttgagagactgtttttcttttaaagcTTCAAAATGAATTACGATATATGTGACAgctttgaaaataaaaagaaatccTCAAGTTATTTACTTGAGACGAATGaagttaaaaaattaatgattAATGAAGGTGAGGATATGAACAATTTTAtgataaagaataaaatagatttgacaaaagaaaaaaatgagagTATTAAGAATATGAAAAGATTGATTTTAAAGCACCCagatatatttgtaaaaacATCGATAGTTTCTAGAGAATTAAAGAAGAACATAGAAGAGAATGAAAATGTttttgatgatataaaaaagtgttatgaatatatgaaaGGAATATTTGAGAGTGATGAATTTGTTGAGTATGTAAAGgaattaaaatatgtatgtgataataaaaatgtggaTAACATCCacattaatgataataataataataaaagtgtgGATAACATCCacattaatgataataataataataaaagtgtgGATAACATCCacattaatgataataataataaaggtGTGGATAACATCCACATTGATGATAAGATagaatttttttatgataatattaataattctaGTGATGGTAACgattttttgaataatataagatttatattatatattcctttcaTGCTTTATAAGAACAATGAAAAGAATAACTTTAAAGGGTgtatggaatatataaaaatgagtatatatataaatatgtttttaaataaatattataaatatatgaataacaaaaatattggtttattgaattatttaaagTCATATCAAAAAAGTGTGATGAAACATGTTGAAAAAATtacagaaaaaatatataatataattatgaagaGTGATTCTATAGAAACTTTAAAAGAAtgtctattatatatatgtgttgtgtatgattattataagttatataaagaaaaagatgatgatatcgattttataaaaaatgtggaAATAAatgttgataaaaaaaatgtattaaataataatatgtgtgattataaaaatatatatgttaatgagaaaaaatataatattaaaactactgaatataataatgaatatataaaaaatacatttctTATGATtaaacattataatattataacatctgctaaagaatatatagaaaaacatACGAACAATATGAATGATTATATTAATctttatgatataataaatttttttcaaacaCAAATaagtaaattaaaaaatatatatgaattaatatttaGTGATAtggataattatttatataaacatataatatatatatattacttttgtttttgtcttataaatataaaaataaaaaataataattttgtaacCCTTGATGCATTCCATtctatgaaaaaaaatgatatatatatattaaacagaATGAATCAAcatgtattaaataataaaaaaggtaatgatcatattaataattattataatgatcaTGATCTCTTGGATTCTGAAGATTATATACagaacataaaaaatttatcataTGGTTGTCAGTCTGGTGagcaaaatttttttttcaatactTCTGGAATAGTGCAGACAAAAGATGAAAATGTAGAAGtcaaagaaaataaaaatgaaaatataatcaatataagcaatatatataatatatatatgcctAATAACAAAATTAATGAACAAAAATCGTGTAATACATTTCATTCAGATATCccctttaataatattaaatatccatttgtaaatattaatagctgtatatttaattatatgcaTTATCAcgtcattttaaaaaaaagtaaagaGATAAATGGAATAGATCTAATAAGTGACACATATGAGAGTGATGAAGAAGGtgtaagtaataataataataataataataataataaatatatttatagtaatattaataactCTTCCAATCATTATAGTAAAGACGAACATGCGAATAATGtatcgaaaaaaaaaaaaaaaaaaaaaaaaagtaatacaTCATACTTagattatcatataaatgaaaaaagtaatatGTTTGGAACATATTCTTATGAAAATAAGGATGTACTAAAAAATCATAATaactttattaatata
It encodes the following:
- a CDS encoding ornithine aminotransferase translates to MDFVKDLKSSQDYMNNELTYGAHNYDPIPVVLKRGKGVFVYDIEDRRYYDFLSAYSSVNQGHCHPDILNAMINQAKKLTICSRAFFSDSLGVCERYLTTLFGYDKVLMMNTGAEASETAYKLCRKWGYEVKKIPENEAKLIVCNNNFSGRTLGCVSASTDKKCKNNFGPFVPNFLKVPYDDLEALEKELQDPNVCAFIVEPVQGEAGVIVPSDNYFPGVAALCKKYNVLFVADEVQTGLGRTGKLLCTHHYGVKPDVILLGKALSGGHYPISAILANDDVMLVLKPGEHGSTYGGNPLAAAICVEALKVLINEKLCENADKLGAPFLENLKQLLKDSKVVREVRGKGLLCAIEFKHDLVNVWDVCLKFKENGLITRSVHDKTVRLTPPLCITKEQLDECTEIIVKTVKFFDDNL
- a CDS encoding T-complex protein 1 subunit zeta, which codes for MSIHLLNKKADSLRSTNVLMTNMNASKGMYEIIKSNLGPKGSYKMLVSSSGAIKITKDGNVLLNEMMIQHPTASMLSRICSSIDETLGDGSSSNLIVATSLIYLSEKYILYENIHPRIITQGFDIAKSILIELLDSMKIPVNIDENFDKELLYNVCKTCIRTKLPISLADKLADDLVESVRIIYKPMKQIDLHMIEIMDIKRNMSINTKLVRGMVLDHGCRHPNMPNKLTKCFILVLNVSLEYEKSEVFSSFVYSNAEDRDKLVESERKFTDDKVKKIIELKKTLVEKKFKETNEIYNFAVFNQKGIDPISLDLLAKENIMALRRIKRRNLERIVLCCGGNPCNNVYDLTEEDVGYAGLVYEISINDEKYTFIEEVQNPKSCTIFIQAPNDYTIKQIKDAIRDGLRSIKNVIDDKCVLSGAGSFEIMAYCKLKDEEKKIKGKQKFALDIYANSLLNIPKVLLENSGLDIHQTLFNVIDKYNEDRSEPLGLDLDTGEPIIAHLKGIYDNYCVKKEILSIATAISQQILLVDEIIRAGKSMGEEK